TTGAGTACTTCCACGCTAGAGATAGATCTGTTTGTTACAGACATGTAGATATACACGCGTCGCACAACTGATGAAGCATTTTCGTTATACGTTATTGGATACACTTCAGTGAGAAGTTCTGAAAAAGAAAAGTTTTTGAATTGACGTTactcgatattaaaaaaaaaaaaacaaagtaatgaTAGCTATTTTCCGTGGCGAtatcttatgtttatttttcatgtagctctattattctattaaaagccatataaatgtttttcataTATGAATTACTGGTCATGCAAGTGTTAGAGTgtgtgaattatttttaaaggtattgtatataaattttgttgCTCAAACTACTTACCCACAGATCTAAACGCCCGTATAACAGTTTCGATATCCGACATCTTACGGAGTACTTCCATTGCTTCCTCGTTTCTCTCTTTTAACGACTCCTGTTCTGACTGCAGGCCTCCATTGCGCCACCTCCGACGCAGCTCATATGCATCCATGCCGCTCGCTAAACGAGCTTTGTGACCACGGAAGAGTGCCTGTttgtttagaataataatatttttagttaaaatatttgtaaggtattttattttggtacaaTAAAACGAGACTCGGTAGTAATCGCTGAGGACTCTAATGCCCTTAgcgtttattgattaaaaagaattatacatatatgtagaatattaacaaaaaaaaaattataaataaatgaaattccgCACACGAATCATATagaaatgtgttttaatataatttgaaattaaaggtTGACTTTTTTTTTCGAATGAGATTAGTAACATGAAACGTTCGCAGGATCTGTATCACAGATAGTAAGGATTTTCTCGTTCGAATAAAAGGTTGTTGTTAAATTCTTCATTGAAGATTGGACCACTAATTAAAACTCAAAGGAAAAAATGATTTCTTATATGGTTGCAAATCCggattttttaacaatttgataaaaatagatatcctataagaaaaaaatcgtaGCGGAGCGAAGTTGAGAAGAAGGGTTGACACTCGCGTAACTTAGAGTAGTCGAAGTGAGAAATCATATCAATATCAGTAAATGATGGCTTTTTTATCGTTATACATAATCAGcaaattatactatattatgtaaattgtgtATATGAGCTAGAGAAGAGGTCCAAgggttaataaattaaaagtgatttatatatttataactattcgACGGTTAATaacaggatttttttaaatataataataacaatagaaaATTTAGTCGACACGTTCGAATTGAtgcctataaaatttaattcatgaatatattatattttcattataaacaacaaaaaaactgACCTGAATTTTTGTAGCAGCCCAATTTCGCTGCTGTTCTTTTCGTAACTTCAATATATTCTCCTTCTTACATTCAACTGCTTTACGAATCAGGTAACCTCTACTAAGAGCTTGTATTCTTaggattatatttctttttatcacAAATTCATTGCGTAACattcttgttaaaatttttccTCTCCATTGTTTCTGAACACATATCACTTGCTTGCGGTATCGTTTATACCACGATTGAGTTAAGTATCTTCGAATGTTCTTCTGGATACATATCGCTGCTACTTCTCTTTGTTCTTTTAAGAAAAGcctatgtttttttaatctatatacagCTTGTATTACTAAAACTGTAGTACGTAAACGTATGTATCGTTTCCTTTCAATGAAACTACGAACATAAGCTTGCAGTTTTATTATAGAGAATCTGAGCTGCTCATATTTTTTTCGTTCTGTTTTTGCTAATATATACGAGCGGTAACATCTTTGTATGGTAATGGCTGCAGTTCGCATGACAAGAAAACGTTTGCGTATAATGCACATACGGACAAATGATTgcaaagtaattatattttgtttgatgtttataaaattacgtCTACATTCTTTACGTCTTCGGATAGATATGTACCATGTTTGAATTTTTTCGACGGCAACTTTCCGAGCTACTGTACGTGCCGCATTTCTGGCTCTTATATTACGTTGAATAAAGATAGCCGTACTTCGTAAACGGATATAGTCATTTCTTAATTTTCTACCTAGCATAATTTCTCTGAATCTCGTTTGAATAATTGTAACTGCGGATTTTAACTCAATATAATATGCTCTTTGTTTTCGCGCAATCAAACAAGCTCTGTGAAACTGTTGTATTGTAATACAagcttttacaattttattgaatttatccCTTGCTTCTAACATCAATCGCTTGGCTCTATATCTTCGTTGTAGCGTTAAAACGGCAAATCTTAATTTCAAATAAGATTGTCTCTCTTTTCTCATTAAAATAGTTGCCTTGAGTCTTTGCTGTAGAGTGATTGTTGCTtgtcttaattgtaaatatttatttctttgagaAATGCCCATTTTATAAGCCCTATAAAATGCTTGAATTTGTTTAGATGCTTCTAATACTTTCAAGAAttgttttctttcttctttcatGATTTTTTGAGATCTAAATCTATTTTGCAAGTAAACTACTGCAAGGCGTTTTTTAAGATAGGCTTGTCTCTCTTTCCTCATTGCTAACAAAGCCCTGTATCTTCTTTGAAGGATGACAGCTGACTGCTTTATACTCAAATATCTAGTTCTTTGATATCTCATATCTctaatacttctatatttgttttgtatgtaaattgtaGCCGATATCAATTGACAATAGTTTTGTCTTATTTTCTTCGTTTCTCGATATTGTCTATAATATGTTTGGATAACGTTTACCGatcgttttaataataagtatgcATGCCTTTGTCGTTTCGTTTCCAAATATGATCGGTAAAATCTTTGAATTGTTATagttgatgtttttatttgaataaaatccgtccttattgtttttgttaagatGTAACTACGGAAATGTTGTTGAATACAAATGGTTGCACTTTTCATTTTCAGATATTCGAGTCTTTGCTTTCTGCCAACAATATAAGCCCTATACAGTCTTTGTATAGCCAAGCAAGCGTTTTTCGTCTGTTCATATTGTTTCTTCACTTCTTTCGCCTTCTTCAAACATCTAAACcaattttgtattttcaaaacAGAATTTTTCTGCTGAATGTATATTTGGCGCTGGAGCTTTCCTAATAAATATGCTCTATAAGCATTTTGAATCACAATGCATGACGCTTTTAGTTTTTCATAATCAGCTCTATCTTTTCGCATTTCTAATAGAGCTTTAAATCTTCTCTGCAATATTATGGCTGCGTTTCTCAATTCTAAATATCTTGTTCTAATTTCTCTCATTAAAATAATGGCTCTGTATCTTACCTGCAACGCAACAACAGAACTTTTCAATTTCAAGTAATTAGCTCTATCACGTCGCATTGCCAATAGACTTCGAAattgtgtttgtatttttacaGTCGATGTTCTTAATAGAACGTATTTCTGACGCTGGGCTTTCATTTCTAAGTATGATCGGAAgtgattttgaataataatgacgGAATTTGttagtgttaaatatttttctctagTTTCTTTCATGTTCAAGTAAGCTTTAAAACGCCTTTGAATTACAATGGACgaatttcgtaaatttaaatagtttgatttttcttttttcattatctGATTAGCTCTGATTTTTCtttgtgtataaataattaaatttctttgtCGTACGTATTCTGCGTAAACTTTCTTACATTTATACAATGCTTGTAATTTAATAACCGCATCtctcaattttaaataatttctccGATCATTTCTCATTGCAATAACTGCTTTGTAACGGTTTTCTATAATGCGAACAGACTTCTTCAATTCTGTGAAATATTTGCGATGTTTCATCATtctaaagtaactctgtatgagTACAGCACTTTGCTTTTTCTCTGCAAATTTCTGCATTTCTTTCCTCATTAATATCTTGCTCCTATACTTTTGTTGAATGATCATAACTGCACTTCGTAATTTAACATACGATTTCCGTACTAAATACTGTCTGACAATACTCTGGGCGAGTACAATTTTACTTCTGATCATGTTATAACGCTTCACACATAACCAGCGTTTGACGTATGCTTGTATTATAGTTGCTGATTTTTGTTGTAATCTCCTCCTTTCTAATCGCAATGCCTGCAAAATCTCTTTCGCTTCTTGAACCATCTTTTTATTCTTATACCATTCGGCGATTTTTACAGCACTATACTTTTGTTTCCGTAGACGGCTTCGACATATCCACATTCggcaatatttttgtattacgaTCGTTGCCGTTGTTACTTGATACATCTTGTATTCTACCATACGATTGTATTTGATTCGTCTCCACCAGTATTGAATGACACTGGCTGCTGTGTCACGCTGAGCTAGAATCCTTTCTTCTTCCCTTCGTTTCTCAACAATAACTTCATATTTCTTTCTCCACCAAATCTGTATGACATTTGCAGCTTTTTCGAATAACGGAGCTCGGAATACGTGGATCAGTTGCCATAAGAGCGACAAGGTCTTTTCCCGATGCCCGTCGGCAATATCAGATGCGGTTATATCACCAACTATAACGAAGTTCGCTTCTTTCAAAGCGTTTAAAGCCACGTGCACGTTATGTATCTTCTGAAGGCGTGATATTGCCGGAGTACGTAGCTGATTTAACAAGCCATTTTTCATCAAGATAATTTCCATAACTTTTGTTAATCGAACCCCATCTCTTATATCGACTGCTATATTGTGGACGGCATATTTATATTCATCTAAATAAGATTGTTTAACGCAAACGACATATCCGAGCGGTCTCAGGTGCTTTGTAATATCTCCAATGCCCGCAATAAGTTCTCTTGTGAAGCGTAAAATAATTTCTCTGCTTTCTTTACATAAAGCATTCCTGCAAAACAAGCAGGGATCGtgaggtattatttttttctgcttTGCTTGATCTAAGAAGAACACGAGCATGAAAAACTTTTTAAGAGTGAACTTCTTTATGGCCTCCATGTACGCTGGCAACAGCATATTTGGTGCAGATGATTTAGAATGTTTGTTTTTGAGGTGAGGATTTTTGAACattctatgaataataaatgtgGTAAGTCCTTCAACATCGCTGTTCGATTTAAGAGGCAAAACGAGACCGTAGATAGCCTCCAAGCCGATACGAAGCCACAATGGATTGTAAGAGAGTAGTAACTCcattattactttttgtaatcCAATATCTAAATGTAAATTTCTGTCAGTTCTTATTGCAATCAATTTCTTTTCGATCTgtagatttaattttatgaacacTTGAGAAATTTCTGGGCTTAAAAGCAATGCTCTTGCTGTTCGCCGTAAGCTGTCTAGCCTATGGCTGTTGTGGTAAGCGCTGCACACTTGCTCTTTAGTCGGAGCTGCTGGTATTTCTTTGTTTCTATTCTCAATCCAAGCTTTTCCTACATCAATTTTCTGTTCTATGTTACTGTCTAAATCGGCTGGAGGAGTCAAAATACAATTGAGCCACCTTTTAAATTCTTTCTCAAACTTGTCAACAGCTTCCTCATCGTAGAAGTAAGTTGTTGAAAGAAACGGGTCTACTGTAAACGACTGGGAGTAAACATTACCCATGTGATTTAGAGAAATGTTTTGATTAATGCTTTTATTAGTGTCAAATGAGTGATTCCCTTTCCCAGTTATAGATTCTCTGCTCTTTACAATAGTTTGAGACATTGTTTTAGCTTTCATAGACTTCCTTGGTACCGAGGTAGGCATCTTCCAAAGTTCAGGTTCAGCTCTGACCGCTTTCTTCGACCAAGCTGACTGACGATTTAAAGATGATAATGAAGCCTTATTATCATTTGCTTTATCAAAAGTTCTATTGATGGTGAATGTTGCCATTTGCTTATTTGTTTTGTCGAAAACATGCATATCAGAAAAATGTATGCTTTCCTCTGGAATTGATTGTAACGGTGGTGTTAGAGACCTAGGGGGTGATTTTATTTCCATTCTCAAATCATTATTCCAAAGATAATTCTCAGATCTAGCGAGGTGATTTCTTTCATTAGTATCCCTATAGAAATGTTCCTTAAATAGAGCTTGTCGACATACTTTCGGATTTGACTCTCTTGGGACAGGTGCTTGCTTTGAATCTCCATACATTTGGTTAGAATTAAAGTACATAGGAGTATTTGGTGACTCTTTTGTGTACGTATCAGAACTTATCTTTGCATTTGAGTCTTCAATGATGTCATGGGTCTCATTGTACATTTTTGGTATAATTTTCCTCTCTGTTGAAAATCTTTGTGGAAAGAAAGACAAATCACTTATGCGTGAGAATTCTGTGTTAATTGAAAAGTTTGGACTGTTCAACTCCTTAGGTGATGATGTGTTTGGGATCTTTTTATTTGGTAGTGTAGGCGTCGCATGGCattgattattttcatattgtACATGATGATTAACTGTTAACCACTTGTTAGGCGGCTGTGATGAAGTAATACATAGAATGGAATGACTCTCATTTTCTTTGTTACTGTTTTGAACATCTAAGCTGTCATCGAAATCACTTTCAGAATtaacacttaatataatttttgggCCTTTGACCAATTTATCATTCTTTGTTGGAAGACTTTTAAGGGGAGTAAAAGTAATGTTATCAAAAACATCAGTCACAGAAGAATCATTAATTTGTCTGTTcgatggttttaaaatattattttcatttgcatAGACATCATTTACATTATATGATTTATCATAAGTTTCATAAAGCATGTCTTTCTTAGTACGCTGcatgtttgaaaatatttcagatgtattaaagtttaaatcTAAATTTGTTGGTGAGTCAAAAGGgcattttttcaattttgggTCTATAGAACAGTCATTGTAAGATACATTTTCTTTATCCATTTGATTATACACTTTGTAATGAGTTGATTGGACCAcatttacagttttctttacttTTGTTGTGTTATATATAGTTTcaactttctttttatatacaGCAGCTGGAGACCTCTTTCCCTTCTTTTTAATCTTACCCGGTGAGATCTTGAATtttggattattatttttaccttttacatTCTGAAAAAATttgattattgaaaaataattatcaataaaatttttatattatgaaataagacatttattaaatgaatatagtttatcttatattatcatttttaaaatacagacaaggaattttattaagatagtatttttcaatcaaaaatagtgtttaattttttatatatgctaAAAGCACTTCAAACTCAAacagtttgtttgtttattcaccacaaatatctttaaaaagaatagatagaataaaaaatagaatctCTGAGATTACCATTTCTGATTTGAGAACAATCATGACATCATATCTGCCTCTATTTTGATTTGTAAATCGAATTGTTTCCCGTAGCGCTGTGGGCTGTGTAGGTGTCCAGAGCATAGTTATGCAGTAGCATGTCTCCGGTTCCAGTTCCAGATATTCTCCAGgcaattgtataattaaaccAGGTGGTAGAGACTTACCAAGTGTGAtctataacatacaaaaaaaaaatgtagcaaaaatataataacagaatTTACAGAGGAAATACTCAACAGAATAATTGGttatattgagtaaaaaaaaaatcttaaacaaCACACATTTCTTTCGTAAAATAGTGGTTAAGATACtaaaatgtacaataattaattgaattgtcTGTGAAAAAAAATGCTATGAAATTGTAATCAAAATTTTTCCTCTATATCATTGTTAACATTAACGGTTGTACCTGTTGGATAGCTTTAGAAggatttaatatttctaaatttttttcGCATGTTGTCCCGATGAGTACGTTATCGAATACCACTTGAGGAGGTCTCGAAAATGGAGCCAAAACGAGTCTAGGACACTCTTCTTTGGGAGACGCCTTCTGAACAATTTCCTTTCTCCTAGCCCTTTTTAAATGCTCCGGAGTATTTTCAATctgataatagaaatattatttaaattaagcaacAATAGAATATACTGaaaggtttaaaaaatattattgtgtaactTACCTCGAAATACATAATTGCGGTCCACTCACTAACACTTATTACTAAATAAGCTACCACTGCTTCCCTATTCGTCACTTACACAACTATGCATATCTGCATCttactttaagaaataaaacataagtaaTTCCTGAGATTGAGTTTAAACGTTAAAATTTCTAagctgtttataattcaaagtTAACATTCAAAACTAAAACCGTTAACTGTTATGTCCAAACCCCAAGTTATGTCAATAAATGAAAACCaaaaagaatagaatagaaCCCTTTCAATACTAGAATGGAGACAtagagtatataatataaactgaaaaaaaaaaacttaaaatagaattaattactttttcaatgaacgtatatatattttttaaataaacataaaaataaaaatattggacaGTGTCACATACAccactctgaccccaatgtaagaatctaaagaacttgtgttatggaaaatcagaagtaaagacggtactacaaactcccagacctaagacaacatagaaattaatgaactttttctacatctacTCTTGCTTGATTgatttgaacccgggaccttggagtcgCATACGCATGAAAACCGGCTTCCACACTGTTtaaccacagaggtcgtcagaTGATATTaggttaataattttttttatgtaattattgaaatgaccaattattaacaaaaatttgtACTTAtgaaaaaattttataaaacattttttttttcttgaactTTTCTATTTTTTGCTGTTTATGGATTGGTGAATTaccgatttatatttttatcaagcaTTTATTACGCGCTgaacaaaaatattgtcaatattttCGTTTAAGTATATAAGATGTCCAATGTCTAGAAATTAGAAGAATCGTTTTTGTTGCTTCCACCTGAGCTTTTTCCACTTAGATCTGTGCACCATATGTCTTGGATTGGCTGTCTTAAAAAATTCGTCGTGGCTTAATAGAACAGAAAGCCATTATCacatagatttaaataaacacatacatttaaaaaaaaactgatattacttatataagATTAGACAAATGCTTTATTTATCGCCAAGGGTAGATTTTTCTACAATttgttgattatatattttttacagaaccTACACTTTTATTTGTATCTAAAGTATcgcttgaataaaaatttagaaaactccgttttatttagttattttttcagATGACTTATTAAAGTGGTCGGGTCGGGTTCACATATGAGTTTATATTAACGAGCTATAAACGCATATATATTAATTCCTATCAATATAGGCTAGATGATATTCTTACAGTAACAACATTctggaaaataatataattcttatacTATAGTTACGACCCCTCATAAAATACTTCTTCTATCCATACTCTCTATAGCTCATAGTGATAGCTGCGATAGAAATGTCAGTGTCAATATGTCATTCTGTCATTATAGAGTTGTCATTCGGTTCTCCAGCTAGATTTATTGCTTATTCAGTTATTCCTCTTCGCCCGTCCGTTCTTAACATCTGTGACCCAAGAATCTATTTTCTGGtaggtatttatcatttatcatgtattcttgtattatataaaacagtattttatatgaattccatattttatttttatagaaaatctgTACTGGATATCATGGCCGAATCTCAAGTGAACGACAACACTACTTGCGTAGtgtgttttaaaaatgtcgTGTATTTCTCAATTGGCGAATGTGACCATCCTGTGTGTTTTGAATGTTCAACCCGGATGAGAGTTCTTTGCCTGCAAAATGAATGTCCGATATGTCGCCAGGATCTCTCAAGGGTATGTCCATATTACCTAtaccttatttaaaatattgtatgcaTGTCAATCTTAAGAATACAATTcactattcatatttataaagtatgtatTATTCAATCTCCTAATAAAACTAgggtacaaatattttttcactttaTTTCTATCCTGTTTATAGATACTAATTAAAGCATATTGTgcaataattttgaataatgataatattaaaaacgtttTGGAACATAAAATCCTGATGTATTACTTAACTGTTGTGtgtttaatataagaaataataatcctGCTAACATATATCCTGAATATTGTTGCTTAATCTACAAGTATTTAAACTGTAGAATGAAGTTTAAGCTGCTAATTAAGtatgatattactttattatatataattttaatgaaatgtttgGCAGTTTCTTTTAAactatatgatttatattaatttctgttGTTTCATGGCAAGccttttattatcatattttttaattatttgttcaaATTGCAGGTTGTTTTCACTGACACTGTTCATCCGTATAAAGAGTTGCGGAATAGACCATTCTCTGATAGACTATTTGAGAGGCAGTTTAAGATAGGATTCTGTTCTGAGGAAATTAAACATGCCTACGAGAGTCTACTCGAGAACCATTGCAAAATCTGTGATAAGACACAGTTCCGTACATTCAGTATGCTCAGTGAACACATGAGAAAGGTTCATGAGCGTTACTTCTGTGATCTTTGTGTTAAACATTTAAaggtaaagtaatttatattattaatcaagAAACGGCTAattctgtaacaaaaaaagTGACTTGTTAAAAGGTTGTACTATATgcaaatcaatttttaatactgtatttataactaaaaatataatttagtgaataatattgataaagaataaataactttttaatggtatgttaaattgttattaattagtataaaaatgaatattaattgtttttctatttaatgaatacttgataatataattttttcagaTATTTACCAGTGAAAGGAAATGCTACACCCGTCAAGAACTTGCTCACCATCGACGGAAAGGAGACCTTGATGACACGTCTCataggtaaaaaatatataatttactttacatttgAATTGCTAgatgtgttttttaattaaaacaggcTGCTAAGAAGATACAGAATTGTATTGCATTCTTTTGtgaaagttataatttaatttattttttaagtatttatatttgttacataatgCTCATTATACAAAGATGTTTTGAGTAACTTTATTTGgcttataatcaaattattattctaaatataatttgaataaacacTCTGTTACATGCAGAGCACCCACAGTTGCTATGTCCACAATATTTCTATTACTAGTACTCTATTACTAGTATTTAGTGGATCCACGGCTGTTGCTAGGACCTTGACAAAGAAGAGGCGCGCGCGGAAAGAAGTttcttaaacaataaatattttaattccgttaaaacacaaaaataacacatttaatgTAGATTGcgtttaaacacaaataaaaaacatttaatgtagGATCAAGAATTGAGAAGATTGTGCCAGGACTTTGTCtgacagaaagctgatgtaattaAGAGCAGCTTAGACTACAACATtaacttgttttaaattaaatcgcgCAGGAAGTTGACACTCGAGATGAAGTGCACGTGTTTAAAAGTGACGTAAAATACGTCTTCAAGCTTCCAAATCTTCCGATGTTTCGGTCTCGGTACTTGTGCGGCAATAAATGAAGATACAACTCTTAAACTTTACCAACTTGTTTTGATTTATATCTAAAAGAACGAAGCAATCTATCTTTGggtaaacattaaaatgatttgACATTCCAAATAGGTGACATACTGTAAAAACGTCAATGGTCAATGTTAAAGGCGTCAGAAGAACCTACAAAATAAGtctactataaattatttaaagcaaaTCGTTGCTCTAACCGACGTTTGATCCATTTTGTCCCAATGATGACAAAAATATGGAatgtattattatcaattgtgaatatcatagattaattattatatcgatCAATTTAAtgtgaaatgaaaatgtttatttacctttattccttttccaaggaataaaggtaaataaacaatattagcaTTAGCATCAACCAGAAGGTTGGAATAGAATTTTTTGATGCTAATGTTATTGACATTATACGCCGTTAATTTATCTACTCGTATGAAACGAGTTAATCAAATAGTCATTTGCAGGGGCCATCCGCTCTGCGAATTCTGTGAGGAGCGCTTTATGGACGCA
This window of the Vanessa cardui chromosome 5, ilVanCard2.1, whole genome shotgun sequence genome carries:
- the LOC124544561 gene encoding protein abnormal spindle, whose amino-acid sequence is MYFEIENTPEHLKRARRKEIVQKASPKEECPRLVLAPFSRPPQVVFDNVLIGTTCEKNLEILNPSKAIQQITLGKSLPPGLIIQLPGEYLELEPETCYCITMLWTPTQPTALRETIRFTNQNRGRYDVMIVLKSEMNVKGKNNNPKFKISPGKIKKKGKRSPAAVYKKKVETIYNTTKVKKTVNVVQSTHYKVYNQMDKENVSYNDCSIDPKLKKCPFDSPTNLDLNFNTSEIFSNMQRTKKDMLYETYDKSYNVNDVYANENNILKPSNRQINDSSVTDVFDNITFTPLKSLPTKNDKLVKGPKIILSVNSESDFDDSLDVQNSNKENESHSILCITSSQPPNKWLTVNHHVQYENNQCHATPTLPNKKIPNTSSPKELNSPNFSINTEFSRISDLSFFPQRFSTERKIIPKMYNETHDIIEDSNAKISSDTYTKESPNTPMYFNSNQMYGDSKQAPVPRESNPKVCRQALFKEHFYRDTNERNHLARSENYLWNNDLRMEIKSPPRSLTPPLQSIPEESIHFSDMHVFDKTNKQMATFTINRTFDKANDNKASLSSLNRQSAWSKKAVRAEPELWKMPTSVPRKSMKAKTMSQTIVKSRESITGKGNHSFDTNKSINQNISLNHMGNVYSQSFTVDPFLSTTYFYDEEAVDKFEKEFKRWLNCILTPPADLDSNIEQKIDVGKAWIENRNKEIPAAPTKEQVCSAYHNSHRLDSLRRTARALLLSPEISQVFIKLNLQIEKKLIAIRTDRNLHLDIGLQKVIMELLLSYNPLWLRIGLEAIYGLVLPLKSNSDVEGLTTFIIHRMFKNPHLKNKHSKSSAPNMLLPAYMEAIKKFTLKKFFMLVFFLDQAKQKKIIPHDPCLFCRNALCKESREIILRFTRELIAGIGDITKHLRPLGYVVCVKQSYLDEYKYAVHNIAVDIRDGVRLTKVMEIILMKNGLLNQLRTPAISRLQKIHNVHVALNALKEANFVIVGDITASDIADGHREKTLSLLWQLIHVFRAPLFEKAANVIQIWWRKKYEVIVEKRREEERILAQRDTAASVIQYWWRRIKYNRMVEYKMYQVTTATIVIQKYCRMWICRSRLRKQKYSAVKIAEWYKNKKMVQEAKEILQALRLERRRLQQKSATIIQAYVKRWLCVKRYNMIRSKIVLAQSIVRQYLVRKSYVKLRSAVMIIQQKYRSKILMRKEMQKFAEKKQSAVLIQSYFRMMKHRKYFTELKKSVRIIENRYKAVIAMRNDRRNYLKLRDAVIKLQALYKCKKVYAEYVRQRNLIIYTQRKIRANQIMKKEKSNYLNLRNSSIVIQRRFKAYLNMKETREKYLTLTNSVIIIQNHFRSYLEMKAQRQKYVLLRTSTVKIQTQFRSLLAMRRDRANYLKLKSSVVALQVRYRAIILMREIRTRYLELRNAAIILQRRFKALLEMRKDRADYEKLKASCIVIQNAYRAYLLGKLQRQIYIQQKNSVLKIQNWFRCLKKAKEVKKQYEQTKNACLAIQRLYRAYIVGRKQRLEYLKMKSATICIQQHFRSYILTKTIRTDFIQIKTSTITIQRFYRSYLETKRQRHAYLLLKRSVNVIQTYYRQYRETKKIRQNYCQLISATIYIQNKYRSIRDMRYQRTRYLSIKQSAVILQRRYRALLAMRKERQAYLKKRLAVVYLQNRFRSQKIMKEERKQFLKVLEASKQIQAFYRAYKMGISQRNKYLQLRQATITLQQRLKATILMRKERQSYLKLRFAVLTLQRRYRAKRLMLEARDKFNKIVKACITIQQFHRACLIARKQRAYYIELKSAVTIIQTRFREIMLGRKLRNDYIRLRSTAIFIQRNIRARNAARTVARKVAVEKIQTWYISIRRRKECRRNFINIKQNIITLQSFVRMCIIRKRFLVMRTAAITIQRCYRSYILAKTERKKYEQLRFSIIKLQAYVRSFIERKRYIRLRTTVLVIQAVYRLKKHRLFLKEQREVAAICIQKNIRRYLTQSWYKRYRKQVICVQKQWRGKILTRMLRNEFVIKRNIILRIQALSRGYLIRKAVECKKENILKLRKEQQRNWAATKIQALFRGHKARLASGMDAYELRRRWRNGGLQSEQESLKERNEEAMEVLRKMSDIETVIRAFRSVELLTEVYPITYNENASSVVRRVYIYMSVTNRSISSVEVLKSAASLLVNLTRYRITGPKIYARDRIPPVLKFMWRFSNSETQLFCILSTYLWLFSKYDEVRSDLTSFLHEPENHKILVTIKGNVMRMKRMANNVTRNKFSTPQPSKYVSHTMNQSLRDMNHSICSYSGGYLLPALEPDYGIIRVDKPRYFQDPQQAICCLFETYEL